The following is a genomic window from Candidatus Moraniibacteriota bacterium.
AGCAAGTGGACTATTCGCACCGAATATGGGGGCACGAAGCGAATTATCCGAGAGGATCGTATTGATACGTCTCGCAATCTCCGTATTCAAGACGCGCTTCTCCTGCACAGGGAATTCATCATGAATGGATCCGCCCACATTTTCCACAGAGAGAACAAGCCGATACTCACGGTGAATGCCTTCCGATGCAAACGTGGCAAACGCACTCGCCATATCCAAAGGCAACACTTCTGCACCACCGAGAACCAACGCGAGTCCATAGAGTCTTCCATCATCGAGTGTTGAAATACCAAGGCGTTGCGCGAGATCGATCACATTCGACACACCCGCAACCGCAAGCGTCTGGACAGCGGGAATATTCAGTGATTGCGGAAGCGCCTCTTTCATTGAGAGTGCGCCACGGTACTTTCCATCGTAATCCTTTGGCGTATAGTCCCGTCCGGATCCATCCGGACCGAAATTCGTTGGCACATCATAGACCAGCGTCTCTGGCTGGTATCCCTCCTCGAAGGCTTTCGCATACACAAACGGTTTAAATGCCGATCCCGGTTGTCGCGGCCGCATCGTGACATTCACTGCGCCATCAATAGTCGTGTCAAAATAATCTCGGCTCCCCACCATGGACAGCACATCCCCAGTTGCCACATCAACCGCCACCAAAGATGCATTTTCCGCATCGTACTTCGCATTTCTCTGAACACCATCTTCAACAGATTGCTCCGCGGCATCCTGCAGAGAGAGATCGATCGTCGTCCGGATACGCAAGCCTCGCGTTTCGAGGAATTCTCGACCGTACTGTTTCTCAAGCGCATCGATCACTGCAAAAACAAAGTGCGGCGCTCGAATCGACGCCTCGATCGGACGGAGCTTTGCAAACGTATTCGCATCAATCGCCAGCTGAGCATCATACGCGCTCACAAATCCGTCTGACTCCATATATCGCAGTATCGACTCCTGCCGATCACGAAGGTCATCTCGATGCGATCCGTACGGCGAATAGTGTGTCGTCGCCCGCGGAAGCGCCGCAAGAAATGCCGCTTCGTCGAGCGTCAATTCTTTTGCATGTTTTCCGAAGAACGACTCCGCCGCCCGCTCGATGCCATACGCATTCGAACCGTATGGAACCGTATTGAGATACAAATCGAGAATCTGATCCTTCGAAAACGTCCGCTCGATTTTGAGAGCGAGTATCGCCTCACGTATTTTTCGCACAACCGTTTTCTCTCGCGAGAGAAAAGCGATGCGAGCCAGCTGCTGCGTTATCGTTGAAGCGCCTTGCTCGATATGTCCCGCCTGAAAATTCGCACGAAGCGCACGAACGATAGAAATCGGATCGACACCGAAGTTTCTATAGAATGACCGATCTTCTGCCGCTACCGTTGCAAATCGGACCGCATCGGGAATATCATCATGCCCTACGACGGTCCGATTTTCTTCTCCATGCAATTCGTAGAGCGGAATCTCTCCGGTACGATCCAAAATAACCGATGTTTCCGCAAGCGGACGCTCAAGCAATTGAGACACATCCGTCTCATCGGAAAAATATATCGCCGAGAGCCCAAGCATTCCTCCGATTCCGACAAGAAACACGATATAGGTACCCTCCCAGATAATCGAGAAAAAAGCGGAAGAAAGCTTCCGTATCCAGACATTCATAAGCAGACACTTCGGAGAAAACAGTCGTTTTGAATACTTCAGTATAGGCGATTCACGCTGTGAAGGGAAATATTGACACGCGTATTTTTTTGAGGTATACTAGAGTTGTTGGAAGATAGAAACGGGTGAGGTCGAAAGACCGCGCCCGTTTTTTGTCTTCCGTCTTAATTCGTTAAGGTATGTCGTATGGATGAAGAGATGAAGGAAGGTACGGAGGAATCCGCTTGCAACCATGAAGGCGGTTGCAACTGCGAAACACCCTCGACGTCCCAGAGCGGAGAGAGAGAAGAAATCGCACTCGCATTTCTTCTTGCCCTCATGCCACTGGTTGTTCTCACCTTCTTCGGACAAGTCGGCCTCATATAAAATATAGCCGACTCTCCCCGAACTTTCCCCTTGCAAAAAATCTCCCCGAAAGAGGAGATTTTTTGTTGAGACAATACATATCTCTTGGAATGCGTGCTAGACTATTTGGTAAGAAAAAGGCCTCACTCGTTTTATTGCAAGCAAGGCACATTTTTGAGACAAACCTCAAGTAAGATGAGGTCATTACCAGTGATATTGGATTGCTATTGCAGAATTGATTTCGCCACCATCGGAAAATGTCATACCCTGTATCGAGATATTCTCGCTAAGCGCATACTCAGCTCGAACGCCCGTGCCAAGAAACGCTTGATTAATCAACCCGAAATTCCATTCGGAATTGATGGCGTACGTCATCACTACCTTGTGCCAACTATTGCCGGATTGCCCGACTTCGAAAATACCAAGAGCAAAAAACTTCTCTTTACTCAAAGCAACGTAACCAGCACGACGCAATGTCCACGTATCTCCTGACCCAGGAACATGTTCAACGCCAGCAGCAATACCAAACTCAAAGGCGTTTACCCGAAAATGAGGTCCGGCATATATCTGCGCGTAACCACCCTCAACCGCCTGTCCGAAAACATAATACCCGACAGCGCTATTCGATTGGCTCCATCCGGATACACCTCCCATAACCGATCTCGAGTAAACCCCTTTAGGATCCCGAGCTACGTCGAGCTCAAACCAACCTCCAGCAACGCACACCAATGGCAATAGCCACGAGGAAATTAGCGCAACCACCACGACAGTCTTTCGCTTCATGAAATCCTACCTCCCGAGAAAATAATCAATGAAGTACCGTCAAACTCAGAGGGACATTGCCAACAAAGATTTCCAAGACCAGCGGATTGTGCAATCCTTTCCAAAGTTTCTTTCCGCCAATAATAGTTCTGGAAACTACATATCTCCCCACCATCCACCCCATAGAGCGTGGTATGAATTCTCGATCCATCAACCATCGCACAATCAATCCACGTTGATACTGCCTGAACCTCCGGAATTGGATGCCCCGGATGAATCAGAACAGCCACAAACTGGACCGTATTCTCCAACTTTCCAACAGACACATTTAGCAGACTCTGGACATTCTGAAAAAACGTTCGAAGCTGATCTTCACTACTAGCGCATTGAA
Proteins encoded in this region:
- a CDS encoding transglycosylase domain-containing protein; amino-acid sequence: MNVWIRKLSSAFFSIIWEGTYIVFLVGIGGMLGLSAIYFSDETDVSQLLERPLAETSVILDRTGEIPLYELHGEENRTVVGHDDIPDAVRFATVAAEDRSFYRNFGVDPISIVRALRANFQAGHIEQGASTITQQLARIAFLSREKTVVRKIREAILALKIERTFSKDQILDLYLNTVPYGSNAYGIERAAESFFGKHAKELTLDEAAFLAALPRATTHYSPYGSHRDDLRDRQESILRYMESDGFVSAYDAQLAIDANTFAKLRPIEASIRAPHFVFAVIDALEKQYGREFLETRGLRIRTTIDLSLQDAAEQSVEDGVQRNAKYDAENASLVAVDVATGDVLSMVGSRDYFDTTIDGAVNVTMRPRQPGSAFKPFVYAKAFEEGYQPETLVYDVPTNFGPDGSGRDYTPKDYDGKYRGALSMKEALPQSLNIPAVQTLAVAGVSNVIDLAQRLGISTLDDGRLYGLALVLGGAEVLPLDMASAFATFASEGIHREYRLVLSVENVGGSIHDEFPVQEKRVLNTEIARRINTILSDNSLRAPIFGANSPLAFPKGTVAAKTGTTQDFHDAWTVGYTPSIAVAVWAGNNDNSPLRYGADGVFAAAPIWRDFLDRVMDRLPAESFASYDPIPTDIHALAERFGKNISDDTSIDMKKTDIKKSKKKKKK
- a CDS encoding class I SAM-dependent methyltransferase: MGEYDVIAEQFSSPKREDQPLWNKMYAVVGRMVGGSPSLSDCSAVVADFGCGSGRFGKELIDTGKVNLVVGFDGSAEMLRIGVERRIPGLSFVQQDIFEKIPEQWCRGIFRFVTAYNVIQCASSEDQLRTFFQNVQSLLNVSVGKLENTVQFVAVLIHPGHPIPEVQAVSTWIDCAMVDGSRIHTTLYGVDGGEICSFQNYYWRKETLERIAQSAGLGNLCWQCPSEFDGTSLIIFSGGRIS